Part of the Georgenia sp. TF02-10 genome, CCGACGGCGCCCGGCCCGCCGACGGCGCCCGGCCTGCCGACGGCGCCCGGCCTGCCGACCCCGCCGACGGCGCCCCGCCCACCGACCTGGCCGGCGCCCGGGTCGCCGTCGTCGGCCTGGGCGCCTCCGGCCGGGCCGCGCTGGCCGCCTGGCCCCCACCGGCGCCCGCCTGCACGGCTACGACGCCGCCGCGGACGCCGTCGACGCCGCCCGGGACAGCGCCGAGGTGCCGGCCGGGGCCGCGCTGCGCGCCGTGGCCGACCCCGCCGCGCTGGCCGAGCAGGTGCTGGCCGACCGGCCCGACGTGCTCGTCGTCTCCCCGGGGCTGCCCGCCGTCGGCCCGCTGCACCGCCGCGCCGCCGCCGCCGGGCTGCCGGTGTGGAGCGAGGTCGAGCTCGCCTGGCGGCTGCAGGCCCCCCGGCCGGGCGGCGGCCGGGCCCCCTGGCTCACCCTCACCGGCACCAACGGCAAGACGACGACGGTCGGCATGCTCGCCGCCATCCTCACCGCGGCGGGGGAGCGGGCCGAGGCGGTCGGCAACGTCGGCACCCCGATCGTCACCGTCGCCACCCGCCGCGGCCCCGACGCCCCGGACGTGCTGGCGGTGGAGCTGTCCAGCTTCCAGCTGCACGCCACCGAGACCGTCAGCCCGCAGGCGGCGGCGTGCCTGAACGTCGCCCCCGACCACCTGGACTGGCACGGCTCCTACGAGGCGTACTGGCGGGCCAAGGCCAAGGTCTACGAGCGCGCCGCGGTGGCCTGCGTGTACAACGCCGCCGACCCCCTCACCCGGACCATGGTCGAGGAGGCCGAGGTCCGCCCGGGCGCCCGGGCGGTCGGGTTCACCCTGGGCGTGCCGGCCGTCGGGGAGGTCGGGGTGGTGGAGGACTACCTCGTCGACCGCGCCTTCACCCCGGACAGGTACACCCACGCCGCCGAGCTCGGCACGCTGGCCGACCTCGCCCACCTCGCCCCCGCCGGCGGGCAGGTACCCGGCCACGTGGTGGCCGACGCGCTCGCCGCGGCCGCGCTGGCCCGGGCGCACGGGGTGCCCCCGGCGGCCGTGCGGGACGGGCTGCGGGCCTACCGCGGGGGGCACCACCGGATCGAGCGGGTGGCCGTGGTGGACCAGGTGGCCTACGTGGACGACTCCAAGGCCACCAACGCCCACGCCGCCGCCGCCGCCCTGGCCGGGCAGCGGCCCGGCTCGGTGGTCTGGGTCGCCGGCGGGCTGGCCAAGGGGGCGACCTTCGACGACCTCGTCATCGCCCGCGCGGACCGGCTCCGCGCGGTGGTGCTCATCGGCACCGACCGGGAGCCGCTCCGGGGGGCGCTGGCGCGACACGCCCCGCAGGTGCCCGTGATCGAGGTCGTCCCCGGCGAGGATGGGGACGTGATGCCCCGTGCCGTCGCCGAGGCCGCCCGGCTCGCCCGGGCGGGCGACACCGTGCTGCTGGCGCCGGCCTGCGCGTCGATGGACCAGTTCACCAGCTACGCCGAGCGGGGGGCGGAGTTCGCGCGCGCGGTCCGCGCGCTGGCGGGGAGGAGCGGGCAGTGACGATGACCGACGGCGCCCGCCGCGCCGACCGGGCCCGGCGGCCGGCTCCCGCCCGGGGGCAGGCGCGCGGCCGGCGGCAGGCGCGCGGCCGGCCGCCCCGGCCGCCGGCCCGGCCACGACCGCCCGCGGCGCCGGGCGGGCCACGACCGCCCGCGGCGCCGGGCGGGCCACGGCTGCCCGGACCGGGCGGGCCACGGCTGCCCCGGCCACCGCCCGGGCCACGTCCGCGCCCGCCGGCCGGCGCACGGCCGCCGCCCCGGACGGGGCCGCCGCCCCGGCCCGTGCCGCACGCACCCGGACCACCGCCGGCCGGCTTGGCCGCGGCGGCACGGCCACCCGCGCGCCGCGCCGCACCGGCCGCCGTCGTCCGGGCGACGGCGGCGCACCAGAGATCGCGGCGCTCAGCTACTACCTGGTGGCCGGCGCCGCGCTGCTGCTGCTCACCATCGGCGTCGTCATGGTGCTCTCGGCCTCCACCATCGACTCCATCCGCGCCAACGACGGCAACCCCTACGCCGAGTTCCTCGGCCAGGCGAAGTTCGTCCTGCTCGGGCTGCCGCTCGCGGTGGTCGCCTCCCGGGTGCCGGTGGCCTGGTACAAACGGCTGGCCTGGCCGGCGTTCGGCGCCGGGCTGGCCCTGCAGCTGCTCATCTTCTCCCCCCTCGCGCTGGGCAAGAACGGCAACGTCAACTGGATCTACCTGCCCGGGCTGGGCCAGTCCGTCCAGCCCTCGGAGTTCCTCAAGCTGGGCCTGGCGTTGTGGCTCGGGCTCGTCCTGGCGCGCAAGGGCCCGCTGCTCGGCGACTGGCGCCACGCCCTCGTCCCGGTCGGCGGCGCCGGCCTGGCCGTGCTGCTCGTCCTCGCCGGGCACGACATGGGCACCGTGCTCATCATCCTGGCCCTGTCGGTCGGGGCCTTCTTCGTCGCCGGCCTGCCGCTGCGCTGGTTCGCCGCCGGTGGGGTGCTGGGCGTCGCGGCCGCGGCCTTCCTGGTGATCGGCTCGCAGAGCCGCAGCGCCCGGGTGCTGTCCTTCCTCGGCGCCGCCGAGGACGACCCCACCGGGGTCGGCTTCCAGACCCGGCACGGCCTGTGGGGCCTGGGCACGGGCGGCGTCTCCGGGGTGGGCCTGGGCGCCTCCCGGGAGAAGTGGTCCTACCTGCCCGAGGCCCAGAACGACTTCATCTTCGCGATCATCGGCGAGGAGCTCGGCCTGGTCGGCACCCTGGTGGTGCTCGCCCTGTTCGCCGTGCTCGCCGTCGGCATGTTCCGCATCGTCCGGCGCCACCGGGACCCGTTCGTCCAGATCACCACCGCCGCGATCGCCACCTGGATCCTCGCCCAGGCGCTGGTGAACATCGGCGTCGTGATCGGGGTGCTGCCGGTCATCGGCGTGCCCCTGCCGCTGGTCTCGGCCGGCGGGTCGGCGATGATCTCCACCCTGGTGGCCATCGGGGTGCTGCTCGCCTTCGCCCGCGCCGAGCCCGGCGCCGCGCAGGCGCTGGCCACCCGCACCGGTGTGGTCCGCCGCTCCCTGGCCGTGCTGGGCCGGCGCCGTGGCTGAGCGGCC contains:
- the murD gene encoding UDP-N-acetylmuramoyl-L-alanine--D-glutamate ligase, whose protein sequence is MPAGAALRAVADPAALAEQVLADRPDVLVVSPGLPAVGPLHRRAAAAGLPVWSEVELAWRLQAPRPGGGRAPWLTLTGTNGKTTTVGMLAAILTAAGERAEAVGNVGTPIVTVATRRGPDAPDVLAVELSSFQLHATETVSPQAAACLNVAPDHLDWHGSYEAYWRAKAKVYERAAVACVYNAADPLTRTMVEEAEVRPGARAVGFTLGVPAVGEVGVVEDYLVDRAFTPDRYTHAAELGTLADLAHLAPAGGQVPGHVVADALAAAALARAHGVPPAAVRDGLRAYRGGHHRIERVAVVDQVAYVDDSKATNAHAAAAALAGQRPGSVVWVAGGLAKGATFDDLVIARADRLRAVVLIGTDREPLRGALARHAPQVPVIEVVPGEDGDVMPRAVAEAARLARAGDTVLLAPACASMDQFTSYAERGAEFARAVRALAGRSGQ
- a CDS encoding FtsW/RodA/SpoVE family cell cycle protein translates to MAGAALLLLTIGVVMVLSASTIDSIRANDGNPYAEFLGQAKFVLLGLPLAVVASRVPVAWYKRLAWPAFGAGLALQLLIFSPLALGKNGNVNWIYLPGLGQSVQPSEFLKLGLALWLGLVLARKGPLLGDWRHALVPVGGAGLAVLLVLAGHDMGTVLIILALSVGAFFVAGLPLRWFAAGGVLGVAAAAFLVIGSQSRSARVLSFLGAAEDDPTGVGFQTRHGLWGLGTGGVSGVGLGASREKWSYLPEAQNDFIFAIIGEELGLVGTLVVLALFAVLAVGMFRIVRRHRDPFVQITTAAIATWILAQALVNIGVVIGVLPVIGVPLPLVSAGGSAMISTLVAIGVLLAFARAEPGAAQALATRTGVVRRSLAVLGRRRG